In Macadamia integrifolia cultivar HAES 741 chromosome 1, SCU_Mint_v3, whole genome shotgun sequence, a single window of DNA contains:
- the LOC122076968 gene encoding UPF0481 protein At3g47200-like, with the protein MRESSSINIELITNKLPVPRSSNASIGPTHCIYRADERIRKMPTRRILSPLALIILRSETCKCKPWKTLSRNTLRHFLFEPVAEPDDDDPIFSSILRRTRVVRDLALLENQIPMSVLQRLFDLNGMYMYPEHPEAINTHKHLLDLLNNTFDGSLPAIASPELIEPLEYLPCVMELMRSGVKFEKRDPDYLMNIEFNKGTFRIPPLCVNDYTDSFFRNLMAYEQQRSGTTGRYYVTSYVLLMDSLIDSADDVKFLRGSEIIVNLLGDDSKVSSLFNNLCNGISTKKSCYGDLYYRVREYYNRPCNKWKATFRRDYCNSPWTIISVGAAILLLFLTIWATIFTTLPVFNVNFKH; encoded by the exons ATGAGGGAGAGTTCTTCTATAAATATTGAGCTTATTACAAATAAGCTTCCTGTTCCTCGGAGCTCCAATGCATCCATAGGGCCAACTCATTGTATTTACAGAGCCGACGAGAGAATTCGCAAAATGCCTACACGCCGGATACTGTCTCCATTGGCCCTTATCATCTTGAGAAGCGAAACTTGCAAATGCAAGCCATGGAAGACCTTAAGTCGCAATACGTTGCGGCACTTCTTGTTCGAACCAGTCGCAGAACCAGATGACGATGATCCCATATTCTCTTCCATTTTAAGACGAACAAGGGTTGTGCGTGACTTGGCATTGCTTGAAAACCAAATACCCATGTCAGTTCTTCAAAGGTTATTCGATCTAA ATGGTATGTACATGTATCCTGAACATCCCGAGGCCATTAATACACACAAGCATCTACTGGATCTATTAAACAACACGTTTGATGGTTCTCTTCCGGCGATAGCGTCTCCAGAATTAATTGAACCACTAGAATATCTCCCATGTGTGATGGAGCTCATGCGTTCTGGTGTTAAGTTTGAGAAGCGCGATCCTGATTACTTGATGAACATAGAATTCAACAAAGGAACTTTTAGAATCCCTCCACTATGTGTAAATGACTACACAGATTCTTTCTTCCGGAACCTTATGGCTTACGAGCAACAACGCTCTGGAACGACAGGTCGTTACTATGTAACATCATATGTGCTCTTGATGGATAGCCTTATTGACTCTGCTGATGACGTGAAATTTCTCCGTGGTAGTGAAATTATTGTGAATCTCCTGGGTGATGATAGTAAGGTCTCGTCTCTATTTAACAATCTCTGCAATGGAATTTCCACTAAGAAATCCTGTTAtggtgatctttactaccgagTCCGTGAATATTATAACCGGCCCTGTAACAAATGGAAAGCCACATTTAGGCGCGATTATTGCAACAGTCCATGGACGATCATTTCAGTGGGTGCAGCAATTCTGTTACTATTTCTCACCATATGGGCTACCATATTCACCACCCTGCCTGTCTTCAACGTTAATTTCAAGCATTAA